In one window of Catellicoccus marimammalium M35/04/3 DNA:
- a CDS encoding DUF262 domain-containing protein — MKEIVARSQKVKSFLDDNYFRIPVYQRRYSWGETEIETLMDDIKNNSEGYYIGNILLAKSDKEDKDVVDGQQRLTTIFLILLAIYEQYYLLIKKGENSFNYLKRFENISEELGLKEIPLDDLDENEPLRLENLKLLLLEKDKKLLECCIEAAQSQNKETTKPSYANQKLVKSYLYIRSYLETEIIEEEIESKKIFKRLTEFEKKVQEAVVLPIILEDLSDVFSIFSSMNSKGQPLTTIDLLKADYLSYSQENQEEALKEWQTFISLLSFDKKKDEVKKGDADRFLQNNYDAFCSTTSSSITVKQSLRKYQDLIRKRVEEDRSVLPFIKELQKTALIYRQIEQPEEKQEALKEVLNEEIFDLLKQLKLLDTNSAYPLLFFLLQERRKENVSKEKLAEILEYLVHLFVRRNTIKVPKASNLRGQLLGILRRIEKKENIDYEKDLLAELKKIADKYLSDDKFQSSLSGSVYSEFTKTTRFMLVGIERNAHKEGKAFYFDKQNQDSLDEKDKKGYRWEIEHIFPQDENLPSPWRKMISEEDDEKAKEKHQLYKDKLGNLTLTGYNSGMGNRSFQEKRDYKHNGKYVGLKTPLYLNSSIAEGNIDEKKDWTLDDIDRRTKNLIQELITIYNI, encoded by the coding sequence ATTTTAGAATTCCTGTCTATCAAAGAAGATATAGTTGGGGAGAAACTGAAATTGAAACTTTGATGGATGACATCAAAAATAATTCAGAAGGATATTATATCGGTAATATTCTTTTAGCAAAATCAGATAAGGAAGATAAAGATGTAGTTGATGGACAACAGCGACTAACAACTATTTTTTTAATTTTATTAGCAATTTATGAACAATATTACCTATTAATTAAGAAGGGAGAAAATAGTTTCAATTATTTAAAACGCTTTGAAAATATTTCAGAGGAATTAGGATTAAAAGAAATTCCATTAGATGATCTTGATGAAAATGAACCTCTTCGTCTAGAAAACTTAAAGCTGCTATTGCTAGAAAAAGATAAAAAATTATTGGAATGTTGTATAGAAGCAGCTCAAAGTCAAAATAAAGAAACAACAAAACCAAGTTATGCCAATCAGAAATTAGTAAAATCATATTTATATATTCGTTCTTATTTAGAAACCGAAATCATTGAAGAAGAGATAGAATCGAAGAAAATTTTTAAAAGGCTGACAGAATTTGAAAAAAAAGTACAGGAAGCAGTAGTTTTACCAATTATTTTAGAAGACTTATCGGATGTTTTTTCTATTTTCTCTTCGATGAATAGTAAAGGGCAACCTTTAACAACGATTGATTTATTAAAAGCAGATTATTTAAGTTATAGCCAAGAAAATCAAGAGGAAGCGTTGAAAGAGTGGCAGACATTTATCAGCTTATTATCATTTGATAAGAAAAAAGATGAAGTGAAAAAAGGAGATGCCGATCGCTTTTTACAAAATAATTATGATGCCTTTTGTAGTACGACAAGTAGTTCGATTACTGTTAAACAGTCTTTACGAAAATACCAGGATTTAATAAGAAAAAGAGTAGAAGAAGATAGAAGTGTACTTCCTTTCATTAAAGAGTTACAAAAAACGGCTTTGATTTATCGACAAATCGAGCAACCAGAAGAAAAACAAGAAGCGTTAAAGGAAGTATTGAACGAAGAAATTTTCGATTTATTAAAACAATTAAAGCTTTTAGATACGAATTCAGCGTATCCATTACTTTTCTTTTTATTACAAGAAAGGAGAAAGGAAAATGTTTCTAAAGAAAAATTAGCAGAGATTTTAGAGTATTTAGTTCATCTTTTTGTTCGTCGTAATACCATTAAAGTTCCAAAAGCTTCTAATTTAAGAGGACAATTATTGGGCATTTTACGTCGAATAGAGAAAAAAGAAAACATAGATTATGAAAAAGATCTTTTGGCAGAATTGAAAAAAATTGCAGATAAATATTTGAGTGATGATAAGTTCCAAAGCTCATTATCTGGATCGGTATATAGTGAGTTTACTAAGACCACACGATTTATGTTAGTGGGAATTGAACGAAATGCCCATAAAGAAGGAAAGGCATTTTACTTTGATAAACAAAATCAAGATTCATTAGATGAAAAAGATAAAAAAGGTTATCGTTGGGAAATTGAGCATATTTTCCCGCAAGATGAGAATCTACCTTCTCCATGGAGAAAAATGATATCAGAAGAAGATGACGAAAAAGCTAAAGAAAAACACCAATTATATAAAGATAAATTAGGAAATTTAACTTTGACAGGTTATAATTCAGGAATGGGAAATAGAAGTTTCCAAGAAAAAAGAGATTACAAACATAATGGAAAATATGTTGGATTAAAAACACCACTATATTTAAATTCTTCCATTGCGGAAGGAAATATTGATGAAAAAAAAGATTGGACTCTAGATGATATTGATCGTCGTACAAAGAATCTAATTCAGGAATTAATTACCATTTATAACATATAA